One window from the genome of Xiphophorus hellerii strain 12219 chromosome 16, Xiphophorus_hellerii-4.1, whole genome shotgun sequence encodes:
- the LOC116735969 gene encoding uncharacterized protein LOC116735969 isoform X2 gives MPRRNEIPEGIRSKVVDLHNAGMGYKLISKSLELHHSTVRKIIHKWIRFNTVATLPRSGRPTKKLPSRTRTAQPEEADHAGPAGDKGGNKAEVDLHSAGPAHLIKDPDKKMREMNSECEDADSADYSSDSDEEDPMLRILFPTVSNDREDPDHKTRKNSASCDDTPEDDPMEQIFDPNFDDEKKIYAGSSVSVRALLLLLLAFILKHDLSKAATKDLLALLNLMVPGCIPSSLQFIKKHLTDIDKKTEIHLYCPRCENYLGVEPGTECGVCQQRLSKKSLLEKANYFLVLPLENQLRKVLKRLHSKLGKHFTKDDYVSDVNTGGEYKHEEQEGSITLTFTCDSSPLLNSSKFSVWPILCTINELPYVERCKNVLLHTLWFGKGKPLLQCFFTPFINELHKLSHEGFTWEDESGLELNTRVMAKICVCDSVVRSAVQNFQPFSSEFGCGFCYHKGELVQKGRGYTRVYPVQVDGCDLRHMAETEQLATVVIENGYPQGQMGVKGHSPLLLLPSFDVVKGFIPDYMHCVCLGVVPEFVNLWLDPLYGRKRFHLSPQSLKNLDKALSAIQPPDEIRQRPRRLSERMHWEASEWRAFALLYSPVILRKVLPNLYYKHWMLLISSLHILLSPFASQEEISCAELCLVQFVSQVPSLYGLEHCSFNCHLLMHLTDCARNWGLLWANSTFVFQGVHSRLLQMYSRAQSAPSNIFKQIVSYDEIILKGSNVLKDTGTEITDLFSSMTSCGILTKSSNCISEDVFTLGCGSQRSLTVRELAALQSKDTRPVTEYAHFVYRDMLVTTLDYSVSCKRNNSVIETTSGFVLVESVVVVEGHCSCERSSDCSCRELVAFCRKLLPSNSQPTILNKQINRNIAEFLVRVRISDEFCTMTCRDIVAKCFVMEQMGRLYVIRMPVLETR, from the exons gctGATCATGCTGGGCCTGCCGGTGATAAAGGAGGGAATAAGGCAGAA GTTGATCTGCATTCAGCTGGACCAGCACATCTTATTAAAGACCCAGATaagaaaatg CGAGAGATGAACAGTGAGTGTGAAGATGCTGACAGTGCGGACTATTCATCTGATTCTGACGAAGAAGACCCCATG CTCAGGATCCTGTTTCCCACAGTATCAAACGACAGAGAAGATCCAGACCACAAAACG cgTAAAAATTCAGCTTCATGTGACGACACACCAGAAGACGATCCCATG GAACAGATTTTTGACCCAAACTTTGACGATGAGAAGAAGATTTACGCCGGTTCTTCGGTCAGTGTGAGagcgctcctcctcctcctcctggccTTCATCCTGAAGCACGACTTGTCAAAAGCAGCCACCAAAGACCTCCTGGCCCTCCTCAACCTCATGGTGCCTGGATGCATTCCCAGCTCTCTGCAGTTCATAAAGAAACATTTGACTGACATTGACAAGAAGACAGAGATCCACTTGTACTGTCCCAGGTGTGAAAACTACCTCGGTGTAGAGCCTGGGACCGAGTGCGGAGTGTGTCAGCAGCGCTTGAGCAAAAAAAGTCTGCTTGAAAAGGCAAACTACTTCCTGGTGTTGCCTCTAGAAAACCAACTGAGGAAGGTCCTCAAACGCCTTCACTCAAAGCTGGGCAAGCATTTTACAAAGGACGATTACGTTTCTGACGTCAACACCGGTGGTGAATATAAGCACGAAGAGCAGGAGGGCAGTATTACACTTACCTTCACATGTGACAGCTCTCCTCTTCTCAACTCATCCAAGTTTTCAGTCTGGCCCATCCTGTGCACGATCAACGAACTTCCGTATGTGGAGCGGtgtaaaaatgttctgctgCACACGTTGTGGTTCGGCAAAGGAAAGCCCCTGCTTCAGTGTTTCTTTACGCCGTTCATTAACGAGCTTCATAAACTCTCTCACGAGGGCTTCACTTGGGAAGACGAGAGCGGATTAGAGCTTAACACCAGAGTGATGGCGAAAATCTGCGTCTGCGATTCAGTGGTGAGGTCAGCGGTGCAGAACTTTCAGCCGTTCAGTTCGGAGTTTGGCTGCGGGTTCTGCTACCACAAAGGAGAGCTGGTTCAGAAGGGTCGGGGTTACACCAGAGTCTATCCGGTTCAGGTTGACGGATGTGACCTGCGGCACATGGCTGAGACGGAGCAACTGGCCACAGTAGTGATTGAGAATGGGTATCCACAAGGTCAAATGGGTGTCAAAGGTCACAGTCCGCTGCTTCTGCTGCCTTCGTTTGATGTCGTCAAAGGTTTTATCCCAGATTACATGCACTGTGTTTGTCTTGGGGTTGTTCCTGAGTTTGTCaatctttggttggatcctcttTATGGCAGAAAGCGCTTCCACCTTTCACCTCAGAGTTTGAAGAACCTGGACAAAGCTTTGTCTGCCATCCAACCTCCAGATGAGATCAGACAAAGACCTCGGCGTCTCAGTGAGAGGATGCATTGGGAGGCATCCGAGTGGCGAGCGTTTGCTCTTCTCTACTCTCCTGTAATACTGAGGAAGGTTTTACCAAACCTGTACTACAAACACTGGATGCTTCTCATTTCATCACTTCACATCCTCCTCTCCCCGTTTGCCTCCCAGGAGGAGATCAGCTGTGCAGAGCTGTGCCTGGTTCAGTTTGTCTCCCAGGTACCGTCTCTGTACGGACTTGAGCATTGCTCATTTAACTGCCACTTGCTGATGCATCTCACTGACTGTGCCCGTAACTGGGGATTACTGTGGGCCAACTCCACCTTCGTCTTTCAGGGTGTCCACAGCCGACTCCTGCAGATGTACTCCAGGGCTCAGTCTGCGCCATCCAACATCTTCAAGCAGATAGTTTCCTATGATGAGATTATCTTGAAAGGAAGCAATGTGCTGAAAGATACTGGTACAGAAATCACAGACCTGTTTTCCTCCATGACAAGCTGTGGTATCCTTACCAAATCATCCAACTGCATCAGTGAAGATGTGTTTACTTTGGGATGCGGATCTCAGAGATCTCTAACTGTGAGAGAACTTGCTGCATTGCAGAGCAAAGATACACGGCCCGTTACTGAATACGCACATTTTGTCTACAGAGACATGCTGGTCACCACTTTGGACTACAGCGTCTCTTGCAAAAGGAACAACTCAGTCATAGAAACGACCAGCGGCTTTGTTCTTGTAGAGTCCGTGGTGGTCGTCGAGGGGCATTGCAGCTGTGAGAGATCGTCCGACTGCTCCTGCAGAGAACTGGTTGCTTTCTGCAGAAAACTGCTTCCCTCAAACTCCCAACCAACAATCCTGAACAAACAGATCAACAGAAACATTGCAGAGTTCCTCGTAAGAGTGAGGATCTCGGATGAATTCTGCACAATGACATGTCGGGACAttgttgcaaaatgttttgtgatgGAGCAGATGGGTCGACTATATGTCATCAGAATGCCAGTACTTGAGACACGATAA
- the LOC116735969 gene encoding uncharacterized protein LOC116735969 isoform X1 yields MPRRNEIPEGIRSKVVDLHNAGMGYKLISKSLELHHSTVRKIIHKWIRFNTVATLPRSGRPTKKLPSRTRTAQPEEADHAGPAGDKGGNKAEVKHVDLHSAGPAHLIKDPDKKMREMNSECEDADSADYSSDSDEEDPMLRILFPTVSNDREDPDHKTRKNSASCDDTPEDDPMEQIFDPNFDDEKKIYAGSSVSVRALLLLLLAFILKHDLSKAATKDLLALLNLMVPGCIPSSLQFIKKHLTDIDKKTEIHLYCPRCENYLGVEPGTECGVCQQRLSKKSLLEKANYFLVLPLENQLRKVLKRLHSKLGKHFTKDDYVSDVNTGGEYKHEEQEGSITLTFTCDSSPLLNSSKFSVWPILCTINELPYVERCKNVLLHTLWFGKGKPLLQCFFTPFINELHKLSHEGFTWEDESGLELNTRVMAKICVCDSVVRSAVQNFQPFSSEFGCGFCYHKGELVQKGRGYTRVYPVQVDGCDLRHMAETEQLATVVIENGYPQGQMGVKGHSPLLLLPSFDVVKGFIPDYMHCVCLGVVPEFVNLWLDPLYGRKRFHLSPQSLKNLDKALSAIQPPDEIRQRPRRLSERMHWEASEWRAFALLYSPVILRKVLPNLYYKHWMLLISSLHILLSPFASQEEISCAELCLVQFVSQVPSLYGLEHCSFNCHLLMHLTDCARNWGLLWANSTFVFQGVHSRLLQMYSRAQSAPSNIFKQIVSYDEIILKGSNVLKDTGTEITDLFSSMTSCGILTKSSNCISEDVFTLGCGSQRSLTVRELAALQSKDTRPVTEYAHFVYRDMLVTTLDYSVSCKRNNSVIETTSGFVLVESVVVVEGHCSCERSSDCSCRELVAFCRKLLPSNSQPTILNKQINRNIAEFLVRVRISDEFCTMTCRDIVAKCFVMEQMGRLYVIRMPVLETR; encoded by the exons gctGATCATGCTGGGCCTGCCGGTGATAAAGGAGGGAATAAGGCAGAAGTAAAACAT GTTGATCTGCATTCAGCTGGACCAGCACATCTTATTAAAGACCCAGATaagaaaatg CGAGAGATGAACAGTGAGTGTGAAGATGCTGACAGTGCGGACTATTCATCTGATTCTGACGAAGAAGACCCCATG CTCAGGATCCTGTTTCCCACAGTATCAAACGACAGAGAAGATCCAGACCACAAAACG cgTAAAAATTCAGCTTCATGTGACGACACACCAGAAGACGATCCCATG GAACAGATTTTTGACCCAAACTTTGACGATGAGAAGAAGATTTACGCCGGTTCTTCGGTCAGTGTGAGagcgctcctcctcctcctcctggccTTCATCCTGAAGCACGACTTGTCAAAAGCAGCCACCAAAGACCTCCTGGCCCTCCTCAACCTCATGGTGCCTGGATGCATTCCCAGCTCTCTGCAGTTCATAAAGAAACATTTGACTGACATTGACAAGAAGACAGAGATCCACTTGTACTGTCCCAGGTGTGAAAACTACCTCGGTGTAGAGCCTGGGACCGAGTGCGGAGTGTGTCAGCAGCGCTTGAGCAAAAAAAGTCTGCTTGAAAAGGCAAACTACTTCCTGGTGTTGCCTCTAGAAAACCAACTGAGGAAGGTCCTCAAACGCCTTCACTCAAAGCTGGGCAAGCATTTTACAAAGGACGATTACGTTTCTGACGTCAACACCGGTGGTGAATATAAGCACGAAGAGCAGGAGGGCAGTATTACACTTACCTTCACATGTGACAGCTCTCCTCTTCTCAACTCATCCAAGTTTTCAGTCTGGCCCATCCTGTGCACGATCAACGAACTTCCGTATGTGGAGCGGtgtaaaaatgttctgctgCACACGTTGTGGTTCGGCAAAGGAAAGCCCCTGCTTCAGTGTTTCTTTACGCCGTTCATTAACGAGCTTCATAAACTCTCTCACGAGGGCTTCACTTGGGAAGACGAGAGCGGATTAGAGCTTAACACCAGAGTGATGGCGAAAATCTGCGTCTGCGATTCAGTGGTGAGGTCAGCGGTGCAGAACTTTCAGCCGTTCAGTTCGGAGTTTGGCTGCGGGTTCTGCTACCACAAAGGAGAGCTGGTTCAGAAGGGTCGGGGTTACACCAGAGTCTATCCGGTTCAGGTTGACGGATGTGACCTGCGGCACATGGCTGAGACGGAGCAACTGGCCACAGTAGTGATTGAGAATGGGTATCCACAAGGTCAAATGGGTGTCAAAGGTCACAGTCCGCTGCTTCTGCTGCCTTCGTTTGATGTCGTCAAAGGTTTTATCCCAGATTACATGCACTGTGTTTGTCTTGGGGTTGTTCCTGAGTTTGTCaatctttggttggatcctcttTATGGCAGAAAGCGCTTCCACCTTTCACCTCAGAGTTTGAAGAACCTGGACAAAGCTTTGTCTGCCATCCAACCTCCAGATGAGATCAGACAAAGACCTCGGCGTCTCAGTGAGAGGATGCATTGGGAGGCATCCGAGTGGCGAGCGTTTGCTCTTCTCTACTCTCCTGTAATACTGAGGAAGGTTTTACCAAACCTGTACTACAAACACTGGATGCTTCTCATTTCATCACTTCACATCCTCCTCTCCCCGTTTGCCTCCCAGGAGGAGATCAGCTGTGCAGAGCTGTGCCTGGTTCAGTTTGTCTCCCAGGTACCGTCTCTGTACGGACTTGAGCATTGCTCATTTAACTGCCACTTGCTGATGCATCTCACTGACTGTGCCCGTAACTGGGGATTACTGTGGGCCAACTCCACCTTCGTCTTTCAGGGTGTCCACAGCCGACTCCTGCAGATGTACTCCAGGGCTCAGTCTGCGCCATCCAACATCTTCAAGCAGATAGTTTCCTATGATGAGATTATCTTGAAAGGAAGCAATGTGCTGAAAGATACTGGTACAGAAATCACAGACCTGTTTTCCTCCATGACAAGCTGTGGTATCCTTACCAAATCATCCAACTGCATCAGTGAAGATGTGTTTACTTTGGGATGCGGATCTCAGAGATCTCTAACTGTGAGAGAACTTGCTGCATTGCAGAGCAAAGATACACGGCCCGTTACTGAATACGCACATTTTGTCTACAGAGACATGCTGGTCACCACTTTGGACTACAGCGTCTCTTGCAAAAGGAACAACTCAGTCATAGAAACGACCAGCGGCTTTGTTCTTGTAGAGTCCGTGGTGGTCGTCGAGGGGCATTGCAGCTGTGAGAGATCGTCCGACTGCTCCTGCAGAGAACTGGTTGCTTTCTGCAGAAAACTGCTTCCCTCAAACTCCCAACCAACAATCCTGAACAAACAGATCAACAGAAACATTGCAGAGTTCCTCGTAAGAGTGAGGATCTCGGATGAATTCTGCACAATGACATGTCGGGACAttgttgcaaaatgttttgtgatgGAGCAGATGGGTCGACTATATGTCATCAGAATGCCAGTACTTGAGACACGATAA
- the LOC116735969 gene encoding uncharacterized protein LOC116735969 isoform X3, whose protein sequence is MPRRNEIPEGIRSKVVDLHNAGMGYKLISKSLELHHSTVRKIIHKWIRFNTVATLPRSGRPTKKLPSRTRTAQPEEVDLHSAGPAHLIKDPDKKMREMNSECEDADSADYSSDSDEEDPMLRILFPTVSNDREDPDHKTRKNSASCDDTPEDDPMEQIFDPNFDDEKKIYAGSSVSVRALLLLLLAFILKHDLSKAATKDLLALLNLMVPGCIPSSLQFIKKHLTDIDKKTEIHLYCPRCENYLGVEPGTECGVCQQRLSKKSLLEKANYFLVLPLENQLRKVLKRLHSKLGKHFTKDDYVSDVNTGGEYKHEEQEGSITLTFTCDSSPLLNSSKFSVWPILCTINELPYVERCKNVLLHTLWFGKGKPLLQCFFTPFINELHKLSHEGFTWEDESGLELNTRVMAKICVCDSVVRSAVQNFQPFSSEFGCGFCYHKGELVQKGRGYTRVYPVQVDGCDLRHMAETEQLATVVIENGYPQGQMGVKGHSPLLLLPSFDVVKGFIPDYMHCVCLGVVPEFVNLWLDPLYGRKRFHLSPQSLKNLDKALSAIQPPDEIRQRPRRLSERMHWEASEWRAFALLYSPVILRKVLPNLYYKHWMLLISSLHILLSPFASQEEISCAELCLVQFVSQVPSLYGLEHCSFNCHLLMHLTDCARNWGLLWANSTFVFQGVHSRLLQMYSRAQSAPSNIFKQIVSYDEIILKGSNVLKDTGTEITDLFSSMTSCGILTKSSNCISEDVFTLGCGSQRSLTVRELAALQSKDTRPVTEYAHFVYRDMLVTTLDYSVSCKRNNSVIETTSGFVLVESVVVVEGHCSCERSSDCSCRELVAFCRKLLPSNSQPTILNKQINRNIAEFLVRVRISDEFCTMTCRDIVAKCFVMEQMGRLYVIRMPVLETR, encoded by the exons GTTGATCTGCATTCAGCTGGACCAGCACATCTTATTAAAGACCCAGATaagaaaatg CGAGAGATGAACAGTGAGTGTGAAGATGCTGACAGTGCGGACTATTCATCTGATTCTGACGAAGAAGACCCCATG CTCAGGATCCTGTTTCCCACAGTATCAAACGACAGAGAAGATCCAGACCACAAAACG cgTAAAAATTCAGCTTCATGTGACGACACACCAGAAGACGATCCCATG GAACAGATTTTTGACCCAAACTTTGACGATGAGAAGAAGATTTACGCCGGTTCTTCGGTCAGTGTGAGagcgctcctcctcctcctcctggccTTCATCCTGAAGCACGACTTGTCAAAAGCAGCCACCAAAGACCTCCTGGCCCTCCTCAACCTCATGGTGCCTGGATGCATTCCCAGCTCTCTGCAGTTCATAAAGAAACATTTGACTGACATTGACAAGAAGACAGAGATCCACTTGTACTGTCCCAGGTGTGAAAACTACCTCGGTGTAGAGCCTGGGACCGAGTGCGGAGTGTGTCAGCAGCGCTTGAGCAAAAAAAGTCTGCTTGAAAAGGCAAACTACTTCCTGGTGTTGCCTCTAGAAAACCAACTGAGGAAGGTCCTCAAACGCCTTCACTCAAAGCTGGGCAAGCATTTTACAAAGGACGATTACGTTTCTGACGTCAACACCGGTGGTGAATATAAGCACGAAGAGCAGGAGGGCAGTATTACACTTACCTTCACATGTGACAGCTCTCCTCTTCTCAACTCATCCAAGTTTTCAGTCTGGCCCATCCTGTGCACGATCAACGAACTTCCGTATGTGGAGCGGtgtaaaaatgttctgctgCACACGTTGTGGTTCGGCAAAGGAAAGCCCCTGCTTCAGTGTTTCTTTACGCCGTTCATTAACGAGCTTCATAAACTCTCTCACGAGGGCTTCACTTGGGAAGACGAGAGCGGATTAGAGCTTAACACCAGAGTGATGGCGAAAATCTGCGTCTGCGATTCAGTGGTGAGGTCAGCGGTGCAGAACTTTCAGCCGTTCAGTTCGGAGTTTGGCTGCGGGTTCTGCTACCACAAAGGAGAGCTGGTTCAGAAGGGTCGGGGTTACACCAGAGTCTATCCGGTTCAGGTTGACGGATGTGACCTGCGGCACATGGCTGAGACGGAGCAACTGGCCACAGTAGTGATTGAGAATGGGTATCCACAAGGTCAAATGGGTGTCAAAGGTCACAGTCCGCTGCTTCTGCTGCCTTCGTTTGATGTCGTCAAAGGTTTTATCCCAGATTACATGCACTGTGTTTGTCTTGGGGTTGTTCCTGAGTTTGTCaatctttggttggatcctcttTATGGCAGAAAGCGCTTCCACCTTTCACCTCAGAGTTTGAAGAACCTGGACAAAGCTTTGTCTGCCATCCAACCTCCAGATGAGATCAGACAAAGACCTCGGCGTCTCAGTGAGAGGATGCATTGGGAGGCATCCGAGTGGCGAGCGTTTGCTCTTCTCTACTCTCCTGTAATACTGAGGAAGGTTTTACCAAACCTGTACTACAAACACTGGATGCTTCTCATTTCATCACTTCACATCCTCCTCTCCCCGTTTGCCTCCCAGGAGGAGATCAGCTGTGCAGAGCTGTGCCTGGTTCAGTTTGTCTCCCAGGTACCGTCTCTGTACGGACTTGAGCATTGCTCATTTAACTGCCACTTGCTGATGCATCTCACTGACTGTGCCCGTAACTGGGGATTACTGTGGGCCAACTCCACCTTCGTCTTTCAGGGTGTCCACAGCCGACTCCTGCAGATGTACTCCAGGGCTCAGTCTGCGCCATCCAACATCTTCAAGCAGATAGTTTCCTATGATGAGATTATCTTGAAAGGAAGCAATGTGCTGAAAGATACTGGTACAGAAATCACAGACCTGTTTTCCTCCATGACAAGCTGTGGTATCCTTACCAAATCATCCAACTGCATCAGTGAAGATGTGTTTACTTTGGGATGCGGATCTCAGAGATCTCTAACTGTGAGAGAACTTGCTGCATTGCAGAGCAAAGATACACGGCCCGTTACTGAATACGCACATTTTGTCTACAGAGACATGCTGGTCACCACTTTGGACTACAGCGTCTCTTGCAAAAGGAACAACTCAGTCATAGAAACGACCAGCGGCTTTGTTCTTGTAGAGTCCGTGGTGGTCGTCGAGGGGCATTGCAGCTGTGAGAGATCGTCCGACTGCTCCTGCAGAGAACTGGTTGCTTTCTGCAGAAAACTGCTTCCCTCAAACTCCCAACCAACAATCCTGAACAAACAGATCAACAGAAACATTGCAGAGTTCCTCGTAAGAGTGAGGATCTCGGATGAATTCTGCACAATGACATGTCGGGACAttgttgcaaaatgttttgtgatgGAGCAGATGGGTCGACTATATGTCATCAGAATGCCAGTACTTGAGACACGATAA